One genomic window of Scatophagus argus isolate fScaArg1 chromosome 16, fScaArg1.pri, whole genome shotgun sequence includes the following:
- the LOC124073615 gene encoding fibroin heavy chain isoform X2, whose amino-acid sequence MLVRALLQTSLVLWLAQQTLQGGVKPQSVSWGRVLPARGVGIGVKPGVSGALGALGSRYGSKAMKTGIGRYPGAQLGVGGYRALGLGNRAGLKPGGYGTQGAYGASLGTGMGLGAGLTNGLGVSLGQGGKRGYGAGLGTLPGYGSLAGIGYPGARPGVSTADLGGLEMANQGQTLQDLKREKSRKLGLLDGKGDRAAGLETPSMRRTSILGATAPESQTEIGFRPAVLPSGREIKSLDPFVKSSSLGPMMALDKQSKGLAVSQAQVGENNEPVVSERRGMASMLTAGGVGQQLPLVKDNLRGLGSVFSEVQRARDYDSSSQQNQRAKNCGSRSDLLDVLKINRHGLLGSETQRSLSLKPQPHVSKDNKHLAKDFGLVAKDMNGPRIRGTVSVQNPHHGSQDLQQGGSYGPVIPGVSGAQRLGIASVEGQEGKGLTADGQEAKHLSQAERQTTRPKALSIPGQTGRKTQVPSYIGGTGNYLGASLGAGGYGAGLGQGAYLGGAAGKLGTAAALGQGGYPQGAAGMSTGYGDGATGYLGAMAGNGFGGDAGAKALSAGYGNGYSDGYGAGLGYPAELADGAESKAGKREALSTGAYAGQVQGAYGTLGAGLEPTGGKYGGGAAQVPYGNAPVIPTGLEGDGGYPYPAQQLALGAEGAKTPNKYAGAGYGAQQTGYGAQLGATQDALGEQAGKYGGVNDALGNGYKG is encoded by the exons atgCTGGTTCGAGCTCTGCTCCAAACGTCTCTGGTTCTCTGGTTGGCTCAGCAAACTCTGCAAGGCG GGGTTAAACCTCAAAGTGTGTCCTGGGGGAGAGTCCTGCCAGCCAGAG GTGTTGGCATCGGAGTAAAACCTGGAG tttcgGGAGCACTCGGAGCACTGGGGAGCCGATATGGCAGCAAAGCAATGAAGACTGGAA TTGGGCGTTATCCAGGGGCTCAGCTTGGTGTTG gAGGTTACAGAGCTCTTGGATTAGGAAACAGAGCAGGCCTGAAGCCTGGTGGATATGGGACCCAGGGAGCCTATG GCGCCAGTTTGGGCACAGGAATGGGTTTGGGGGCTGGACTTACAAATGGACTGGGAGTGAGTTTGGGCCAGGGAGGAAAACGTG GTTATGGTGCAGGGCTCGGCACTCTGCCAG GCTACGGGTCCCTAGCTGGCATTGGCTATCCTGGAGCCCGACCAG GTGTGTCTACAGCAGATTTGGGTGGACTCGAGATGGCCAATCAGGGCCAAACTCTTCAAGatctgaagagagaaaagagccGAAAACTTGGTCTGTTGGATGGAAAAGGGGACAGAGCTGCTGGACTTGAAACGCCCAGCATGAGGAGAACCAGTATACTTGGTGCCACTGCTCCTGAATCACAGACAGAAATTGGGTTTAGACCTGCGGTACTGCCATCTGGAAGAGAGATCAAAAGCCTGGATCCATTTGTGAAGTCATCAAGTCTTGGACCCATGATGGCCCTTGATAAACAGAGTAAAGGTTTGGCTGTTTCACAAGCACAAGTAGGAGAAAATAATGAGCCTGTTGTCTCCGAAAGAAGGGGTATGGCAAGCATGCTGACTGCTGGAGGTGTAGGACAGCAACTGCCTCTTGTTAAAGACAACCTCAGAGGTCTGGGTTCTGTTTTTTCTGAGGTGCAGAGGGCAAGAGACTATGATTCATCTAGCCAGCAAAATCAACGGGCCAAAAACTGTGGATCCAGGAGTGATTTGTTAGATGTACTGAAAATTAATCGCCATGGGCTTTTGGgttcagaaacacagaggagtcTTAGTTTAAAGCCCCAGCCTCATGTCAGTAAGGACAACAAACATCTTGCCAAAGACTTTGGGCTTGTGGCTAAAGACATGAATGGGCCTAGAATCCGTGGGACTGTTTCTGTACAAAACCCTCATCATGGTTCTCAAGATCTACAACAAGGGGGGAGCTATGGACCAGTGATCCCAGGTGTAAGTGGAGCCCAAAGGTTAGGCATTGCCTCAGTCGAAGGGCAAGAAGGTAAAGGCCTTACTGCTGATGGTCAGGAGGCAAAACACCTTTCCCAAGCTGAACGTCAAACCACAAGGCCTAAAGCTCTCAGTATCCCAGGACAGACTGGGAGGAAAACCCAGGTACCAA GTTATATTGGTGGAACAGGAAACTATCTGGGAGCCAGTCTGGGCGCCGGAGGCTATGGAGCAG GTTTGGGACAGGGAGCCTACCTGGGTGGGGCAGCTGGCAAACTCGGAA CCGCTGCCGCTCTTGGACAGGGAGGATATCCCCAAGGTGCCGCAGGGATGTCAACAG GCTACGGTGATGGAGCAACAGGATACCTGGGTGCTATGGCAGGCAATGGCTTCG GAGGCGATGCTGGTGCAAAAGCTTTGTCTGCAG GTTATGGGAACGGCTACAGCGATGGTTACGGGGCTG GGCTTGGTTACCCTGCAGAGTTAGCTGATGGTGCTGAGAGCAAAGCAGGAAAGCGTGAAG CCCTCAGTACAGGAGCCTATGCTGGACAAGTGCAGGGGGCGTATG GAACACTTGGTGCAGGACTGGAACCAACTGGTGGTAAATATG GAGGAGGAGCTGCCCAGGTACCTTATGGTAATGCTCCAGTGATTCCTACTGGCCTGGAAG GTGATGGTGGCTACCCGTATCCTGCTCAGCAGCTTGCTCTCGGTGCTGAAGGTGCCAAAACCCCCAACAAATATG CTGGTGCAGGATATGGAGCTCAGCAAACAG GTTACGGTGCACAGCTGGGGGCAACTCAAGATGCCTTGG GAGAGCAAGCTGGCAAATATGGTGGAGTGAACGATGCCCTTGGAAATGGATACAAAG GCTAA
- the LOC124073615 gene encoding elastin isoform X1, which produces MLVRALLQTSLVLWLAQQTLQGGVKPQSVSWGRVLPARGVGIGVKPGVSGALGALGSRYGSKAMKTGIGRYPGAQLGVGGYRALGLGNRAGLKPGGYGTQGAYGASLGTGMGLGAGLTNGLGVSLGQGGKRGYGAGLGTLPGYGSLAGIGYPGARPGVSTADLGGLEMANQGQTLQDLKREKSRKLGLLDGKGDRAAGLETPSMRRTSILGATAPESQTEIGFRPAVLPSGREIKSLDPFVKSSSLGPMMALDKQSKGLAVSQAQVGENNEPVVSERRGMASMLTAGGVGQQLPLVKDNLRGLGSVFSEVQRARDYDSSSQQNQRAKNCGSRSDLLDVLKINRHGLLGSETQRSLSLKPQPHVSKDNKHLAKDFGLVAKDMNGPRIRGTVSVQNPHHGSQDLQQGGSYGPVIPGVSGAQRLGIASVEGQEGKGLTADGQEAKHLSQAERQTTRPKALSIPGQTGRKTQVPSYIGGTGNYLGASLGAGGYGAGLGQGAYLGGAAGKLGTAAALGQGGYPQGAAGMSTGYGDGATGYLGAMAGNGFGGDAGAKALSAGYGNGYSDGYGAGLGYPAELADGAESKAGKREALSTGAYAGQVQGAYGTLGAGLEPTGGKYGGGAAQVPYGNAPVIPTGLEGDGGYPYPAQQLALGAEGAKTPNKYGAGAGYGAQQTGYGAQLGATQDALGEQAGKYGGVNDALGNGYKG; this is translated from the exons atgCTGGTTCGAGCTCTGCTCCAAACGTCTCTGGTTCTCTGGTTGGCTCAGCAAACTCTGCAAGGCG GGGTTAAACCTCAAAGTGTGTCCTGGGGGAGAGTCCTGCCAGCCAGAG GTGTTGGCATCGGAGTAAAACCTGGAG tttcgGGAGCACTCGGAGCACTGGGGAGCCGATATGGCAGCAAAGCAATGAAGACTGGAA TTGGGCGTTATCCAGGGGCTCAGCTTGGTGTTG gAGGTTACAGAGCTCTTGGATTAGGAAACAGAGCAGGCCTGAAGCCTGGTGGATATGGGACCCAGGGAGCCTATG GCGCCAGTTTGGGCACAGGAATGGGTTTGGGGGCTGGACTTACAAATGGACTGGGAGTGAGTTTGGGCCAGGGAGGAAAACGTG GTTATGGTGCAGGGCTCGGCACTCTGCCAG GCTACGGGTCCCTAGCTGGCATTGGCTATCCTGGAGCCCGACCAG GTGTGTCTACAGCAGATTTGGGTGGACTCGAGATGGCCAATCAGGGCCAAACTCTTCAAGatctgaagagagaaaagagccGAAAACTTGGTCTGTTGGATGGAAAAGGGGACAGAGCTGCTGGACTTGAAACGCCCAGCATGAGGAGAACCAGTATACTTGGTGCCACTGCTCCTGAATCACAGACAGAAATTGGGTTTAGACCTGCGGTACTGCCATCTGGAAGAGAGATCAAAAGCCTGGATCCATTTGTGAAGTCATCAAGTCTTGGACCCATGATGGCCCTTGATAAACAGAGTAAAGGTTTGGCTGTTTCACAAGCACAAGTAGGAGAAAATAATGAGCCTGTTGTCTCCGAAAGAAGGGGTATGGCAAGCATGCTGACTGCTGGAGGTGTAGGACAGCAACTGCCTCTTGTTAAAGACAACCTCAGAGGTCTGGGTTCTGTTTTTTCTGAGGTGCAGAGGGCAAGAGACTATGATTCATCTAGCCAGCAAAATCAACGGGCCAAAAACTGTGGATCCAGGAGTGATTTGTTAGATGTACTGAAAATTAATCGCCATGGGCTTTTGGgttcagaaacacagaggagtcTTAGTTTAAAGCCCCAGCCTCATGTCAGTAAGGACAACAAACATCTTGCCAAAGACTTTGGGCTTGTGGCTAAAGACATGAATGGGCCTAGAATCCGTGGGACTGTTTCTGTACAAAACCCTCATCATGGTTCTCAAGATCTACAACAAGGGGGGAGCTATGGACCAGTGATCCCAGGTGTAAGTGGAGCCCAAAGGTTAGGCATTGCCTCAGTCGAAGGGCAAGAAGGTAAAGGCCTTACTGCTGATGGTCAGGAGGCAAAACACCTTTCCCAAGCTGAACGTCAAACCACAAGGCCTAAAGCTCTCAGTATCCCAGGACAGACTGGGAGGAAAACCCAGGTACCAA GTTATATTGGTGGAACAGGAAACTATCTGGGAGCCAGTCTGGGCGCCGGAGGCTATGGAGCAG GTTTGGGACAGGGAGCCTACCTGGGTGGGGCAGCTGGCAAACTCGGAA CCGCTGCCGCTCTTGGACAGGGAGGATATCCCCAAGGTGCCGCAGGGATGTCAACAG GCTACGGTGATGGAGCAACAGGATACCTGGGTGCTATGGCAGGCAATGGCTTCG GAGGCGATGCTGGTGCAAAAGCTTTGTCTGCAG GTTATGGGAACGGCTACAGCGATGGTTACGGGGCTG GGCTTGGTTACCCTGCAGAGTTAGCTGATGGTGCTGAGAGCAAAGCAGGAAAGCGTGAAG CCCTCAGTACAGGAGCCTATGCTGGACAAGTGCAGGGGGCGTATG GAACACTTGGTGCAGGACTGGAACCAACTGGTGGTAAATATG GAGGAGGAGCTGCCCAGGTACCTTATGGTAATGCTCCAGTGATTCCTACTGGCCTGGAAG GTGATGGTGGCTACCCGTATCCTGCTCAGCAGCTTGCTCTCGGTGCTGAAGGTGCCAAAACCCCCAACAAATATG GAGCTGGTGCAGGATATGGAGCTCAGCAAACAG GTTACGGTGCACAGCTGGGGGCAACTCAAGATGCCTTGG GAGAGCAAGCTGGCAAATATGGTGGAGTGAACGATGCCCTTGGAAATGGATACAAAG GCTAA
- the LOC124073615 gene encoding spidroin-1 isoform X3, whose amino-acid sequence MLVRALLQTSLVLWLAQQTLQGGVKPQSVSWGRVLPARGVGIGVKPGVSGALGALGSRYGSKAMKTGIGRYPGAQLGVGGYRALGLGNRAGLKPGGYGTQGAYGASLGTGMGLGAGLTNGLGVSLGQGGKRGYGAGLGTLPGYGSLAGIGYPGARPGVSTADLGGLEMANQGQTLQDLKREKSRKLGLLDGKGDRAAGLETPSMRRTSILGATAPESQTEIGFRPAVLPSGREIKSLDPFVKSSSLGPMMALDKQSKGLAVSQAQVGENNEPVVSERRGMASMLTAGGVGQQLPLVKDNLRGLGSVFSEVQRARDYDSSSQQNQRAKNCGSRSDLLDVLKINRHGLLGSETQRSLSLKPQPHVSKDNKHLAKDFGLVAKDMNGPRIRGTVSVQNPHHGSQDLQQGGSYGPVIPGVSGAQRLGIASVEGQEGKGLTADGQEAKHLSQAERQTTRPKALSIPGQTGRKTQVPSYIGGTGNYLGASLGAGGYGAGLGQGAYLGGAAGKLGTAAALGQGGYPQGAAGMSTGYGDGATGYLGAMAGNGFGGDAGAKALSAGYGNGYSDGYGAALSTGAYAGQVQGAYGTLGAGLEPTGGKYGGGAAQVPYGNAPVIPTGLEGDGGYPYPAQQLALGAEGAKTPNKYGAGAGYGAQQTGYGAQLGATQDALGEQAGKYGGVNDALGNGYKG is encoded by the exons atgCTGGTTCGAGCTCTGCTCCAAACGTCTCTGGTTCTCTGGTTGGCTCAGCAAACTCTGCAAGGCG GGGTTAAACCTCAAAGTGTGTCCTGGGGGAGAGTCCTGCCAGCCAGAG GTGTTGGCATCGGAGTAAAACCTGGAG tttcgGGAGCACTCGGAGCACTGGGGAGCCGATATGGCAGCAAAGCAATGAAGACTGGAA TTGGGCGTTATCCAGGGGCTCAGCTTGGTGTTG gAGGTTACAGAGCTCTTGGATTAGGAAACAGAGCAGGCCTGAAGCCTGGTGGATATGGGACCCAGGGAGCCTATG GCGCCAGTTTGGGCACAGGAATGGGTTTGGGGGCTGGACTTACAAATGGACTGGGAGTGAGTTTGGGCCAGGGAGGAAAACGTG GTTATGGTGCAGGGCTCGGCACTCTGCCAG GCTACGGGTCCCTAGCTGGCATTGGCTATCCTGGAGCCCGACCAG GTGTGTCTACAGCAGATTTGGGTGGACTCGAGATGGCCAATCAGGGCCAAACTCTTCAAGatctgaagagagaaaagagccGAAAACTTGGTCTGTTGGATGGAAAAGGGGACAGAGCTGCTGGACTTGAAACGCCCAGCATGAGGAGAACCAGTATACTTGGTGCCACTGCTCCTGAATCACAGACAGAAATTGGGTTTAGACCTGCGGTACTGCCATCTGGAAGAGAGATCAAAAGCCTGGATCCATTTGTGAAGTCATCAAGTCTTGGACCCATGATGGCCCTTGATAAACAGAGTAAAGGTTTGGCTGTTTCACAAGCACAAGTAGGAGAAAATAATGAGCCTGTTGTCTCCGAAAGAAGGGGTATGGCAAGCATGCTGACTGCTGGAGGTGTAGGACAGCAACTGCCTCTTGTTAAAGACAACCTCAGAGGTCTGGGTTCTGTTTTTTCTGAGGTGCAGAGGGCAAGAGACTATGATTCATCTAGCCAGCAAAATCAACGGGCCAAAAACTGTGGATCCAGGAGTGATTTGTTAGATGTACTGAAAATTAATCGCCATGGGCTTTTGGgttcagaaacacagaggagtcTTAGTTTAAAGCCCCAGCCTCATGTCAGTAAGGACAACAAACATCTTGCCAAAGACTTTGGGCTTGTGGCTAAAGACATGAATGGGCCTAGAATCCGTGGGACTGTTTCTGTACAAAACCCTCATCATGGTTCTCAAGATCTACAACAAGGGGGGAGCTATGGACCAGTGATCCCAGGTGTAAGTGGAGCCCAAAGGTTAGGCATTGCCTCAGTCGAAGGGCAAGAAGGTAAAGGCCTTACTGCTGATGGTCAGGAGGCAAAACACCTTTCCCAAGCTGAACGTCAAACCACAAGGCCTAAAGCTCTCAGTATCCCAGGACAGACTGGGAGGAAAACCCAGGTACCAA GTTATATTGGTGGAACAGGAAACTATCTGGGAGCCAGTCTGGGCGCCGGAGGCTATGGAGCAG GTTTGGGACAGGGAGCCTACCTGGGTGGGGCAGCTGGCAAACTCGGAA CCGCTGCCGCTCTTGGACAGGGAGGATATCCCCAAGGTGCCGCAGGGATGTCAACAG GCTACGGTGATGGAGCAACAGGATACCTGGGTGCTATGGCAGGCAATGGCTTCG GAGGCGATGCTGGTGCAAAAGCTTTGTCTGCAG GTTATGGGAACGGCTACAGCGATGGTTACGGGGCTG CCCTCAGTACAGGAGCCTATGCTGGACAAGTGCAGGGGGCGTATG GAACACTTGGTGCAGGACTGGAACCAACTGGTGGTAAATATG GAGGAGGAGCTGCCCAGGTACCTTATGGTAATGCTCCAGTGATTCCTACTGGCCTGGAAG GTGATGGTGGCTACCCGTATCCTGCTCAGCAGCTTGCTCTCGGTGCTGAAGGTGCCAAAACCCCCAACAAATATG GAGCTGGTGCAGGATATGGAGCTCAGCAAACAG GTTACGGTGCACAGCTGGGGGCAACTCAAGATGCCTTGG GAGAGCAAGCTGGCAAATATGGTGGAGTGAACGATGCCCTTGGAAATGGATACAAAG GCTAA
- the LOC124073615 gene encoding glycine-rich cell wall structural protein isoform X4, with product MLVRALLQTSLVLWLAQQTLQGGVKPQSVSWGRVLPARGVGIGVKPGVSGALGALGSRYGSKAMKTGIGRYPGAQLGVGGYRALGLGNRAGLKPGGYGTQGAYGASLGTGMGLGAGLTNGLGVSLGQGGKRGYGAGLGTLPGYGSLAGIGYPGARPGYIGGTGNYLGASLGAGGYGAGLGQGAYLGGAAGKLGTAAALGQGGYPQGAAGMSTGYGDGATGYLGAMAGNGFGGDAGAKALSAGYGNGYSDGYGAGLGYPAELADGAESKAGKREALSTGAYAGQVQGAYGTLGAGLEPTGGKYGGGAAQVPYGNAPVIPTGLEGDGGYPYPAQQLALGAEGAKTPNKYGAGAGYGAQQTGYGAQLGATQDALGEQAGKYGGVNDALGNGYKG from the exons atgCTGGTTCGAGCTCTGCTCCAAACGTCTCTGGTTCTCTGGTTGGCTCAGCAAACTCTGCAAGGCG GGGTTAAACCTCAAAGTGTGTCCTGGGGGAGAGTCCTGCCAGCCAGAG GTGTTGGCATCGGAGTAAAACCTGGAG tttcgGGAGCACTCGGAGCACTGGGGAGCCGATATGGCAGCAAAGCAATGAAGACTGGAA TTGGGCGTTATCCAGGGGCTCAGCTTGGTGTTG gAGGTTACAGAGCTCTTGGATTAGGAAACAGAGCAGGCCTGAAGCCTGGTGGATATGGGACCCAGGGAGCCTATG GCGCCAGTTTGGGCACAGGAATGGGTTTGGGGGCTGGACTTACAAATGGACTGGGAGTGAGTTTGGGCCAGGGAGGAAAACGTG GTTATGGTGCAGGGCTCGGCACTCTGCCAG GCTACGGGTCCCTAGCTGGCATTGGCTATCCTGGAGCCCGACCAG GTTATATTGGTGGAACAGGAAACTATCTGGGAGCCAGTCTGGGCGCCGGAGGCTATGGAGCAG GTTTGGGACAGGGAGCCTACCTGGGTGGGGCAGCTGGCAAACTCGGAA CCGCTGCCGCTCTTGGACAGGGAGGATATCCCCAAGGTGCCGCAGGGATGTCAACAG GCTACGGTGATGGAGCAACAGGATACCTGGGTGCTATGGCAGGCAATGGCTTCG GAGGCGATGCTGGTGCAAAAGCTTTGTCTGCAG GTTATGGGAACGGCTACAGCGATGGTTACGGGGCTG GGCTTGGTTACCCTGCAGAGTTAGCTGATGGTGCTGAGAGCAAAGCAGGAAAGCGTGAAG CCCTCAGTACAGGAGCCTATGCTGGACAAGTGCAGGGGGCGTATG GAACACTTGGTGCAGGACTGGAACCAACTGGTGGTAAATATG GAGGAGGAGCTGCCCAGGTACCTTATGGTAATGCTCCAGTGATTCCTACTGGCCTGGAAG GTGATGGTGGCTACCCGTATCCTGCTCAGCAGCTTGCTCTCGGTGCTGAAGGTGCCAAAACCCCCAACAAATATG GAGCTGGTGCAGGATATGGAGCTCAGCAAACAG GTTACGGTGCACAGCTGGGGGCAACTCAAGATGCCTTGG GAGAGCAAGCTGGCAAATATGGTGGAGTGAACGATGCCCTTGGAAATGGATACAAAG GCTAA